TGGTCGCACGTGCGGGGCGAGTGGCGCTACGTCAACGATCCGCGCGGCGACGAGTTCTTCGCGCCGGCCAGCCAGACCATCGCCAACGAGTACGCGGGCGACTGCGACGACTTCGCGATCGTGCTCTCGGCCATGATCGAGGCGATCGGCGGCGAGTCGCGCATCGTGATGATCGACGGTGAGCAGGGAGGCCACGCGTACGCGGAGGTCTGCGTGCAGGAAGATGCCCAGGCGGTGGCGCGGCGCCTGTCCGTTCACTACCGCAACAACTGGGATCGCTACCTCGGGCGCGAGCGGCTGGAGAACATCCACTTCCGCAGCTCTCCGTCCTGCCCGGTGTGGCTGAACCTGGACTGGAACGCGCGCGTCCCCGGCGGCCCATACGGGCGCGAGTACTGGGCGGTCGCCATCTATCCGGACGGTCACACGGAGACGCTCGCCCCCTCCGGCGGCACGCCGGGGGCCGCGCAGCCGACGCCGCGCGTTCGTGCGAGCGCCCTGCCGAGCGAGTGATAGAGTCCCCGGCGTGAGCACACCCGTTCTCGAGGCGCTGCGCGAGCTGTTGGACGAAGATCTCGATGGCGTCACCTCGACGCCGGAGGGGTTGCGCGCGGTGGCGGACGCCCGCTGGGGCGAGGTCACGCTCGGGATCGATCAGGACGAGGACGGACCCGACGCGGACGAGATCGCGCTGCGCGTCTCGGCCGCGATCGCGCCTCCCGCCGGGGCCGGGCACGAGCTGTTGCTCTGGGCCCTGTCGACCAACACCCAGTACTGGGCCGTGAAGATCGGGCTCACGGAGGACGGCATGCTGCTCGTCCACGCCGACCTCGACGCAGACGGACCGGAGCCGGACGGCTTGCTCGCCGCGGACGTCATGGACCGCGTCGAGTCGATCCTGCAGCTGCTCGACGAGGACCTGTCGGAGTGGTGCCTCGTGCACGGCTTCGGCACCCCGGCCCAGCGCGCGCGCTGGGAGAGCCGGCGCCCCGAGCGGGCCCTCGACGAAGACGACGAAGACGACGACGAGGAGTGAAGACGAGGAGTGAGGCCGTGGAGTAGCGCCGCGTAGCGGCCGATGGCACGCTCCGCGCGATGCGCATCCGCCCCACGGCGGCGTCGATCGCCTTCGCCTGCCTCTTCAGCCTCACGCTCCTCCGGGTCTCCGTCGCGCGCGCCCAGGACGCGACGTCGCTCGACGATCCGAGCGACGAGACGGGCAGCTCGCCCGACGTCGCAGCGCCGCCCGTGCCGGACGCGTCCGACGATCTGCCCGAGCCCGTCTACGCGCCCGGCGCGCCGACGCCGCCCGCCGAGGAGCCGCTCGCGCTGCCGCCCCCGCTCGGCGACGAGCTCGAGGGCCCCGCCGTGGGCGAAGCGGCTCCGCTCGAGCGATCGCGCGCCATCGACCTCGCGACCTCGAGCCCGCGCACGCTCCTCGGCCGGCAGGCCGCGGTCTGGGGCGAGCTGGGCGTGACGGGCGGCGGTCCGACCGAGGCCCAGGTCACCCTGGTGACGGCCGAGGTCGGCCTGCGCTATCGGCTGGAGGGCGACTTCGTGATGCACGCCTCGTGGGGCCTCGCCTTCGCGGACGCCGACGTGCGCGGCGAGGAGTCGATCGGCGGAGCGCCCACCGAATACGACGCCAGCGTCTTCGCGGCCCAGCCGGGCAACCCGGTGCTCGGCTCCGGCTTCGACGGCGCGCTGGGCGACGTGCGCTTCTCCATCTCCGGGGCGCTGGCGATCCCCGCCGCGGCGCGCGCCGAGCTGGGGCGGGACGCCGACACGCTGGCTGGGCGCGCGGCGAGCGAGGCCTCGCACCGCGCGGTGATGTCGATGCGCGGCTACTGGGGAGCCTGGCGCTGGGCGCCCGAGCGGCTCGGGCTCGTGGTCCCGGTGCGGCTCGCCATCCCGGTCGACCGGGTGACGCTCGAGGCCGACGGCGGCCTCGCCGTGCTGGTGCCGATCCTCGGAGACAGCCTCGCCGAGACGGACGTGATCCTCCAGCTCGCGGCCGGCGCCGACGTGCGGATCGCGGGGCCGCTCTCGGCCGGCGCGCGCCTCCGGCTGGTGGGCGGCGCGAGCGGAAGCACGGTCCCTGGCGCGGTGGCCTCTCTCGAGCCCTTCGCCGCGCTGCGCTTCGACGAGGTCCACGTGACGCTGCGCGGCAACGTCAGCTTCAATGGCGACGACGGAGTCGCCGGCCCGCGCGGCCCGGGCTGGGGCCTGTGGCTCGCTTCCGGCCTCGGGTTCTGAGGCAGGCGCCTCAGAGGCGCATCAGGGCGGCGCCCCAGTTCAGGCCGGCGCCGAGGCCGAAGAAGCAGACGAGCTGCCCCTCTTCCACCGTGCCCGCGCGCCGCATCTCGTCGATGAGGATGGGGATCGTGGCGTCGGACGTGTTGCCATAGTGCGCGATGTTCGACGGAACCTTCTCCATCGGCACGCCCAGGCTCTGCACCACCGCCGCGTTGATGCGATCGTTCGCCTGGTGCGCCACGAACCAGTCGACGTCGTCGAGCGTGACGCCCACCTTGTCGCAGAGCTCCTTGACGACGGCGGGGAGCCGCTGGACGGCGCACTTGAACAGCTCGCGCCCTCGCATGCTGGGGATGCGCTCGTCGACCGGCACGTCCCAGTAACGGTAGTGGCGGAAGCCGCCCGCGGGCACGAAGAAGTGATCGTGGCGGTTGCCGTCCGTCCGGCACACGGTGCCGAGCACGCCGAAGCCCTCGTCCTTCTTGGGGTGAGGGCGGCAGACCACCGCGCCGGCTCCGTCGCCGAAGAGCACGGCCGTGGCGCGGTGCTGCGTGGCGAACTGGTACGCGTCGGCGTCCGACTTCTCGCCGGACCAGAGCGCGTCCCAGTCCCACGGCATGAAGCCCGCGTGCGCGTTCGCGCCGACGATCAGGATGGTCTCGGCCACGCCGGCCATGGTGAGCGCGTCGGCCACCTGCACGGCGAACGGGAAGAAGGCGCACTGCTGCCGGATGTCGAGCGCCGGGACGCCCTCGAGGCCGAGCTTCGCGCCGAGCAGCCCGCCCGAGCCGGGCAGGATGTAGTCCGGCGTCATCGTGCCGAAGATGATGTAGTCGACGTCCTGGGGGCTCAGCCCGGCCGACTCCAGCGCGCGCTGCGCGGCCGGCAGCGCCAGCTCGCTCACGCCCTGTCCTTCTCGCGCGAAGTGCCGCTGCCCGATCCCCGAGCGCGGACGGATCCACTCGTCGCTCGTGTCCATGACGCGCGAGAGATCGTCGTTCGTGACGGGCTCGCCGGGGACGTGGTGTCCCGAACCGATGATCGTGAGTCCAGGCATGGTGGAACAGTGGCCGGACCCTAGCAGTTGTCTGGCGGAAGCACACGGCTGGTCGTGGGCCGGCGAAGGCCCCATGCCCAAAGAAACGGATCTCCGATAGGCTCGAAGCGCGAGGACCCATGACCGACCCCAAGCAGACCCCCGGCGCCATCGCGAAGTCCATCGATCTGGACTTCGGCGGCTATCTCGAGAAGAAGAAGACCGGCTCGTGGGGGCGCGACGACGGCGTCCGCTACGCCTACTCGGCCGACGCGGCGATGCTGCGGAGCTTCCAGCGCATCCGGCCGGTGGAGATGGCCGCCGCGGCCGTGGTCCGCACCTCGCACGAGATGATGCGCAGCCAGCTGCTCGGCTCCACGGTCAAGGTCGGGCCGCGCCAGTTCAAGTCCATCTACGACATCGTCAGCGACTGCGCGCGCACGCTCACGGTCCCCGTGCCGACGGTCTACATCCAGAACAGCCCCGTCCCGAACGCCTATACGTACGGCACGGAGGATGACTCGTTCATCGTCATCCACTCCGCGCTGATCGATCACTTCGACGAGGACGAGCTCCGCTTCGTGATCGGGCACGAGGTCGGCCACATCCAGAACAAGCACGTCGTGTACAACACGGCGCTGATGATCCTGACCCAGGGCGCGGCCGTGTTCCTCGCGTGGATCGCGCAGCCCGCGCTCGTCGCGCTGCGGCAGTGGTTCCGGCGCGCGGAGATCACCTGCGACCGGGCGGGCCTGCTCTGTTGCGGCGACCTCGAGGCGGCGAGCCGGAGCTTCCTCAAGCTGGCCACGGGCTCGCACAAGCTCTACCCGGAGATGAACATCGACGCCTTCCTCGAGCAGTTCGAGGAGGGCCAGAACAGCATCGGGCGGCTGGGGGAGGCGTTCGCGTCGCACCCCTACCTGCCCAAGCGCATCCACGCCCTGCGCGTCTTCGCCGAGAGCGAGCTCTATCGCGAGGCGAAGGGCCTGGGCGGAGGTGGGCTCGACATGGAAGAAGTCGATCGTCGCACGAGCGAGATCATCCAGATCACCAAGGGCCGCGAAGAGCCCGCGTCCGAGCTCGAGGGGCCGGGGGCAGGAGTCGCGGGGGAGAAGGGGAACGAGGAATGACGGTCAGCCCGCTTTCGGATTACCAGGCGCAGAAGAGCGACGTGCTCGCGTCGCTGCGTGAGGTCGCCACCCTCGCCGAGGACACCGGCGCCGCCTCGCTCGCGGGCCGCCTGCGCTCGGACCGCATCCCGCGGCTCGACGACGAGCGCTTCCACCTGGTCGTGCTCGGCGAGTTCAACCACGGCAAGACCACGTTCGTGAACGCGCTGCTCGGCGCGCCCGTCTTGCCCACCGGCGTCACGCCGACCACCGCGGTGATCCACCACGTGGTGCACGGCGAGACCCCGCACGCGAAGGCGGTCGGCGAGAACGAGGAGCACGACGTCCCGGTCGAGCAGGTCGCGGACTACGAGGTCGGCGGCAAGGCGGCCGAGCAGGAGGTCCGCTACCTCCAGGTCGACTACCCGGCGGCCATCCTCGAGGGCGGCGTGGTGCTGGTCGACACCCCCGGGGTCAACGACCTCAACTCGACGCGCGCCGAGATCACCTACAGCTACCTGCCCAAGGCCGACGCGATCCTCTTCCTCCTCGACGCGGGTCAGATCCTCAAGGAGTCGGAGCGCGCCTTCATCGCCAACAAGCTCCTCGCGCACTCGCGCGACAAGGTGATGTTCGTCATCAACAAGATCGATCTCCTCGACGAGGAGGAGCGGGAGGAGGCGCTCGCCTACGCGCGCAGTCACCTCGCCCGGCTGGTCGACGAGCCGCGCGTCTACGCGGTCAGCGCCGAGAAGGCGCTCGAGGGGGACCTCGAGGGCTCGGGGCTGAACGCGCTCACGGGCGAGCTGCGCAAGTACCTGACCGAGGAGCGCGGCCGCGTCCTGCTCGACAACGCGCTCGACGCGGGGCTCCGCGCGGCGGGCACGCTCGAGCAGAGCATCCGCATCCAGAAGCGCGCCCTCGAGATGGACCAGACCGAGCTCGAGCGGCGGCTCGAGGCGCTCGAGAAGGACCTGAGCCACTCCGAGGAGATGGCCGACAAGCGCGAGCGGCAGATCCGCGAGTCGCTCAGCGGCGTCAAGGCGCTGGTGCGGCGCGAGGTCGAGGAGTTCGGCAAGCGCTTCGCTCTCGCCATCCCGGGGGAGATCGAGAGCAGCAAGGCCGAGGATCTCAAGCGTTACCTCCCGAGCTTCATGGAGGAGCGCTTCCGCGCCTTCGCCGACCAGCAGGGCGAGGAGCTGGCCAAGCGGCTCGAGAAGGTCGCCGAGGAGGCCATCGCCTTCGTCACCGAGGACGCGCAGGAGCGCGGGCGCAAGCTCGAGGAGCTGCTCGGCGGGACGGGGCCCGAGGTCGACCTGAGCGTCAACACGCTCGCCTACGACGTCGGCGTCATCGCGCTCGGCGCGTTCGGCATCGGCATCATGGCGCTCTCGAACGTGTTCGTGGGCGGGGCGATGACCCTCGCGGCGCCGGTGCTCGCCTACTTCTTCCGCGGCCGCGCCGACAAGGAGATGAAGAAGCGCGCCCAGGAGGAGGCCCCCAAGGCCATCCAGGAGGCGGCGAAGAAGCTCGCCGAGGCGTTCGACCAGCAGATCGACGCGTTCGGCGACAAGCTCGTCGACTTCGTGCGCAACGCGAACGAGGAGGTCACCCGCTCCATCGCCGAGGTCGTCCGCGCCGCCCGCAGCGCGCGGGAGGAGGGCGACGAGGAGCTCGAGGAGCTGACCCAGAC
This DNA window, taken from Sandaracinaceae bacterium, encodes the following:
- a CDS encoding 3-oxoacyl-[acyl-carrier-protein] synthase III C-terminal domain-containing protein — its product is MPGLTIIGSGHHVPGEPVTNDDLSRVMDTSDEWIRPRSGIGQRHFAREGQGVSELALPAAQRALESAGLSPQDVDYIIFGTMTPDYILPGSGGLLGAKLGLEGVPALDIRQQCAFFPFAVQVADALTMAGVAETILIVGANAHAGFMPWDWDALWSGEKSDADAYQFATQHRATAVLFGDGAGAVVCRPHPKKDEGFGVLGTVCRTDGNRHDHFFVPAGGFRHYRYWDVPVDERIPSMRGRELFKCAVQRLPAVVKELCDKVGVTLDDVDWFVAHQANDRINAAVVQSLGVPMEKVPSNIAHYGNTSDATIPILIDEMRRAGTVEEGQLVCFFGLGAGLNWGAALMRL
- a CDS encoding M48 family metallopeptidase, whose translation is MTDPKQTPGAIAKSIDLDFGGYLEKKKTGSWGRDDGVRYAYSADAAMLRSFQRIRPVEMAAAAVVRTSHEMMRSQLLGSTVKVGPRQFKSIYDIVSDCARTLTVPVPTVYIQNSPVPNAYTYGTEDDSFIVIHSALIDHFDEDELRFVIGHEVGHIQNKHVVYNTALMILTQGAAVFLAWIAQPALVALRQWFRRAEITCDRAGLLCCGDLEAASRSFLKLATGSHKLYPEMNIDAFLEQFEEGQNSIGRLGEAFASHPYLPKRIHALRVFAESELYREAKGLGGGGLDMEEVDRRTSEIIQITKGREEPASELEGPGAGVAGEKGNEE
- a CDS encoding dynamin family protein; amino-acid sequence: MTVSPLSDYQAQKSDVLASLREVATLAEDTGAASLAGRLRSDRIPRLDDERFHLVVLGEFNHGKTTFVNALLGAPVLPTGVTPTTAVIHHVVHGETPHAKAVGENEEHDVPVEQVADYEVGGKAAEQEVRYLQVDYPAAILEGGVVLVDTPGVNDLNSTRAEITYSYLPKADAILFLLDAGQILKESERAFIANKLLAHSRDKVMFVINKIDLLDEEEREEALAYARSHLARLVDEPRVYAVSAEKALEGDLEGSGLNALTGELRKYLTEERGRVLLDNALDAGLRAAGTLEQSIRIQKRALEMDQTELERRLEALEKDLSHSEEMADKRERQIRESLSGVKALVRREVEEFGKRFALAIPGEIESSKAEDLKRYLPSFMEERFRAFADQQGEELAKRLEKVAEEAIAFVTEDAQERGRKLEELLGGTGPEVDLSVNTLAYDVGVIALGAFGIGIMALSNVFVGGAMTLAAPVLAYFFRGRADKEMKKRAQEEAPKAIQEAAKKLAEAFDQQIDAFGDKLVDFVRNANEEVTRSIAEVVRAARSAREEGDEELEELTQTVGTSMGRLRAVADKMETLRKALWIPRVEEAAS